Proteins from a genomic interval of Acomys russatus chromosome 19, mAcoRus1.1, whole genome shotgun sequence:
- the Ccz1 gene encoding vacuolar fusion protein CCZ1 homolog isoform X1, whose product MAAAAAGTGTWAAQEKQFPPALLSFFIYNPRFGPREGEEENKILFYHPNEVEKNEKIRNVGLCEAIVQFTRTFSPSKPAKSLHTQKNRQFFNEPEENFWMVMVVRNPIIEKQTKDGKPVVEYQEEELLDKVYSSVLQQCYSMYKLFNGTFLKAMEDGGVKLLKERLEKFFHRYLQTLHLQSCDLLDIFGGISFFPLDKMTYLKIQSFINRMEESLSVVKYTAFLYNDQLIWSGLEQEDMRILYKYLTTSLFPRHIEPELAGRDSPIRAEMPGNLQHYGRFLTGPLNLNDPEAKCRFPKIFVNTDDTYEELHLIVYKAMSAAVCFMIDASTQLTLDFCRRLDSIVGPQLTVLASDICEQFNINKRISGSEKEPQFKFIYFNHMNLAEKSTIHMRKTPSVSLTSVHPDLMKILGDINSDFTRADEDEEIIVKAMSDYWVVGKKSDQRELYVILNQKNANLIEVNEEVKKLCATQFNNIFFLD is encoded by the exons ATGGCGGCAGCGGCGGCCGGGACAGGGACGTGGGCGGCCCAGGAGAAGCAGTTCCCGCCGGCGCTGTTGAGCTTCTTCATCTACAACCCACGCTTCGGGCCGCGCGAGGGAGAG gaagaaaataaaattttgttttaccatccaaatgaagtagaaaagaatgaaaaaattagaaatgttGGATTATGTGAAGCAATTGTACAGTTTACAAG GACCTTTAGCCCATCGAAGCCTGCAAAATCCTTACATACACAGAAGAACAGACAATTCTTCAATGAACCAGAAGAAAATTTCTGGATGGTCATG GTTGTTCGGAATCCTATcattgaaaagcaaacaaaagatggCAAGCCAGTGGTGGAGTACCAAGAGGAGGAGCTGTTG GACAAGGTGTACAGTTCGGTGCTACAGCAGTGCTACAGCATGTACAAG CTTTTTAATGGGACGTTTCTGAAAGCCATGGAAGACGGAGGCGTCAAGCTCCTGAAAGAAAGATTAGAGAAATTCTTCCATCGG TATTTGCAGACGCTACATTTGCAGTCATGTGACCTCCTTGATATTTTTGGTGGAATCAGCTTCTTCCCGTTGGATAAAATGACCTACTTGAAGATCCAGTCCTTTATTAACAGGATGGAGGAAAGCCTAAGTGTAGTCAAATATACCGCGTTCCTCTACAACGACCAACTCATCTG GAGTGGACTAGAACAAGAGGACATGAGAATTTTGTACAAATACCTCACCACTTCACTGTTCCCCCGGCACATCGAACCTGAG TTGGCAGGAAGAGACTCCCCAATAAGGGCAGAAATGCCGGGAAATCTTCAGCACTATGGAAG ATTTCTAACTGGACCTTTGAACCTTAATGATCCAGAAGCAAAGTGCAGATTCCCTAAAATTTTTGTAAATACAGATGACACTTACGAAGAGCTCCATTTAATTGTTTATAAG GCCATGAGCGCCGCTGTGTGCTTTATGATTGATG CCTCCACGCAGCTGACGCTGGATTTTTGCCGAAGACTGGACAGCATCGTTGGGCCCCAGCTCACCGTGCTGGCGTCGGACATCTGCGAGCAGTTTAACATCAACAAGAGGATCTCTGG GTCTGAAAAAGAACCCCAGTTTAAGTTTATCTACTTCAACCACATGAATTTAGCAGAGAAAAGTACAATTCACATGAGGAAAACACCCAGCGTGTCACTTACATCTGTCCATCCAGACCTCATGAAGATTCTAGGTGACATCAACAGTGACTTTACCAG AGCAGATGAAGATGAAGAGATCATCGTGAAAGCCATGAGTGATTACTGGGTTGTTGGGAAGAAGTCGGACCAGCGGGAACTGTATGTGATTCTCAACCAAAAGAATGCAAACCTGATCGAAGTCAACG aagAGGTGAAAAAACTCTGCGCCACACAGTTCAATAACATCTTCTTCTTGGATTGA
- the Ccz1 gene encoding vacuolar fusion protein CCZ1 homolog isoform X2 produces the protein MAAAAAGTGTWAAQEKQFPPALLSFFIYNPRFGPREGEEENKILFYHPNEVEKNEKIRNVGLCEAIVQFTRTFSPSKPAKSLHTQKNRQFFNEPEENFWMVMVVRNPIIEKQTKDGKPVVEYQEEELLDKVYSSVLQQCYSMYKLFNGTFLKAMEDGGVKLLKERLEKFFHRYLQTLHLQSCDLLDIFGGISFFPLDKMTYLKIQSFINRMEESLSVVKYTAFLYNDQLIWSGLEQEDMRILYKYLTTSLFPRHIEPELAGRDSPIRAEMPGNLQHYGRFLTGPLNLNDPEAKCRFPKIFVNTDDTYEELHLIVYKAMSAAVCFMIDASTQLTLDFCRRLDSIVGPQLTVLASDICEQFNINKRISGSEKEPQFKFIYFNHMNLAEKSTIHMRKTPSVSLTSVHPDLMKILGDINSDFTRADEDEEIIVKAMSDYWVVGKKSDQRELYVILNQKNANLIEVNGKCGAKR, from the exons ATGGCGGCAGCGGCGGCCGGGACAGGGACGTGGGCGGCCCAGGAGAAGCAGTTCCCGCCGGCGCTGTTGAGCTTCTTCATCTACAACCCACGCTTCGGGCCGCGCGAGGGAGAG gaagaaaataaaattttgttttaccatccaaatgaagtagaaaagaatgaaaaaattagaaatgttGGATTATGTGAAGCAATTGTACAGTTTACAAG GACCTTTAGCCCATCGAAGCCTGCAAAATCCTTACATACACAGAAGAACAGACAATTCTTCAATGAACCAGAAGAAAATTTCTGGATGGTCATG GTTGTTCGGAATCCTATcattgaaaagcaaacaaaagatggCAAGCCAGTGGTGGAGTACCAAGAGGAGGAGCTGTTG GACAAGGTGTACAGTTCGGTGCTACAGCAGTGCTACAGCATGTACAAG CTTTTTAATGGGACGTTTCTGAAAGCCATGGAAGACGGAGGCGTCAAGCTCCTGAAAGAAAGATTAGAGAAATTCTTCCATCGG TATTTGCAGACGCTACATTTGCAGTCATGTGACCTCCTTGATATTTTTGGTGGAATCAGCTTCTTCCCGTTGGATAAAATGACCTACTTGAAGATCCAGTCCTTTATTAACAGGATGGAGGAAAGCCTAAGTGTAGTCAAATATACCGCGTTCCTCTACAACGACCAACTCATCTG GAGTGGACTAGAACAAGAGGACATGAGAATTTTGTACAAATACCTCACCACTTCACTGTTCCCCCGGCACATCGAACCTGAG TTGGCAGGAAGAGACTCCCCAATAAGGGCAGAAATGCCGGGAAATCTTCAGCACTATGGAAG ATTTCTAACTGGACCTTTGAACCTTAATGATCCAGAAGCAAAGTGCAGATTCCCTAAAATTTTTGTAAATACAGATGACACTTACGAAGAGCTCCATTTAATTGTTTATAAG GCCATGAGCGCCGCTGTGTGCTTTATGATTGATG CCTCCACGCAGCTGACGCTGGATTTTTGCCGAAGACTGGACAGCATCGTTGGGCCCCAGCTCACCGTGCTGGCGTCGGACATCTGCGAGCAGTTTAACATCAACAAGAGGATCTCTGG GTCTGAAAAAGAACCCCAGTTTAAGTTTATCTACTTCAACCACATGAATTTAGCAGAGAAAAGTACAATTCACATGAGGAAAACACCCAGCGTGTCACTTACATCTGTCCATCCAGACCTCATGAAGATTCTAGGTGACATCAACAGTGACTTTACCAG AGCAGATGAAGATGAAGAGATCATCGTGAAAGCCATGAGTGATTACTGGGTTGTTGGGAAGAAGTCGGACCAGCGGGAACTGTATGTGATTCTCAACCAAAAGAATGCAAACCTGATCGAAGTCAACGGCAAGTGCGGCGCG aagAGGTGA